One Phycisphaera mikurensis NBRC 102666 DNA window includes the following coding sequences:
- the rpsS gene encoding 30S ribosomal protein S19, with the protein MSRSLKKGPYVDLKLYRKVEQLTQMDRRQPIKTWARACTIVPEFVGHTFLVHNGKAFPSVFVTEDMVGHKLGEFSLTRNFRSHTTGTKAQRAQGRT; encoded by the coding sequence ATGTCCCGCTCGCTGAAAAAAGGCCCCTACGTCGACCTGAAGCTGTACCGCAAGGTGGAGCAGCTGACGCAGATGGACCGCCGCCAGCCCATCAAGACCTGGGCCCGCGCCTGCACCATCGTGCCCGAGTTCGTCGGCCACACCTTCCTCGTGCACAACGGCAAGGCCTTCCCCAGCGTGTTCGTGACCGAGGACATGGTCGGGCACAAGCTCGGCGAGTTCTCGCTCACCCGCAACTTCCGGAGCCACACCACCGGCACCAAGGCTCAGCGTGCCCAGGGCCGCACCTAG
- the rplB gene encoding 50S ribosomal protein L2 → MAIRIYKRTSPGRRNASVNLYSEVTKTKPEKTLLEAQKKHGGRNCQGRITVQNRGGGNKQRYRRMDFSRKKLDVPGTVVGIEYDPNRSANIALIRYEDGEKRYILAPIGLTDGEVILSSAERIEPKPGNCLLLRDIPTGLNVHNIELQPGGGGQMCRAAGTYARLTNREGKWATLTFPSGETRQVSVMCRATVGQVGNTDHNKTVLGKAGKSRHLGRRPNNRGMAKNHHEHPMGGGDNKSSGNRPPAQRSGTLAKGGRTRKPGKASNKRIIRRRVSKRFGQLKLR, encoded by the coding sequence ATGGCCATTCGGATCTACAAGAGAACCAGCCCCGGGCGTCGCAACGCCAGCGTCAACCTCTACAGCGAGGTCACCAAGACCAAGCCCGAGAAGACGCTGCTCGAGGCTCAGAAGAAGCACGGTGGCCGCAACTGCCAGGGCCGGATCACGGTCCAGAACCGCGGCGGCGGCAACAAGCAGCGGTACCGCCGCATGGACTTCAGCCGCAAGAAGCTGGACGTGCCCGGCACGGTCGTCGGCATCGAGTACGACCCCAACCGCTCCGCCAACATCGCCTTGATCCGGTACGAGGACGGCGAGAAGCGGTACATCCTCGCCCCGATCGGCCTGACCGACGGCGAAGTGATCCTGTCGTCCGCCGAGCGAATCGAGCCCAAGCCGGGCAACTGCCTGCTGCTCCGCGACATCCCCACCGGCCTGAACGTCCACAACATCGAGCTCCAGCCCGGCGGCGGCGGCCAGATGTGCCGGGCGGCCGGCACCTACGCCCGTCTGACCAACCGCGAGGGCAAGTGGGCGACGCTGACCTTCCCCTCGGGCGAGACCCGCCAGGTGAGCGTCATGTGCCGGGCCACCGTCGGTCAGGTCGGCAACACCGACCACAACAAGACGGTGCTGGGCAAGGCCGGCAAGAGCCGCCACCTCGGCCGCCGGCCCAACAACCGCGGCATGGCGAAGAACCACCACGAGCACCCGATGGGCGGCGGCGACAACAAGTCGTCGGGCAACCGCCCCCCGGCCCAGCGGTCGGGCACGCTCGCCAAGGGCGGCCGCACCCGCAAGCCGGGCAAGGCCTCGAACAAGCGGATCATCCGCCGCCGCGTCTCGAAGCGCTTCGGCCAGCTGAAGCTCCGCTGA
- the rplW gene encoding 50S ribosomal protein L23, producing MLDATQIIKRPIITEKTTWEAGSRNRYAFEIHKDATKPQVAASIAKLYGVRVESVATMNRKGEAKRNRYGTTTTPTVKRAIVQLHAEDSIDLY from the coding sequence ATGCTCGACGCCACTCAGATCATCAAGCGCCCGATCATCACCGAGAAGACGACGTGGGAAGCGGGCAGCCGCAACCGTTACGCCTTCGAGATCCACAAAGACGCAACCAAGCCCCAGGTGGCCGCGTCCATCGCGAAGCTCTACGGCGTCCGCGTCGAGTCCGTCGCCACGATGAACCGCAAGGGCGAGGCGAAGAGGAACCGCTACGGCACCACGACGACGCCGACGGTCAAGCGGGCGATCGTGCAGCTCCACGCGGAAGACTCGATCGACCTGTACTGA
- the rplD gene encoding 50S ribosomal protein L4, translating into MIEVPYYNETGERLGSVQLDEAKLGGEVRPALLKQAFVRGHANRRSINSPTKSRADVQGSTRKLYKQKGTGNARRGDKKANLLRGGGSAKAKIKHDWRQEMPRKMRRLANRNALLAKAVDGEIKLVDVPASGAPSTKSFIALMEALGVDRTCLVALADTRTVEAKSARNIPGVTVTQSEQLDVFELLNHRYLVMHKDAFEAYLAKFVNDEKPATSKTDKLVEGLDARTHSFSSQTTEAA; encoded by the coding sequence ATGATTGAAGTCCCCTACTACAACGAGACCGGCGAGCGGCTCGGCTCCGTCCAGCTGGACGAGGCCAAGCTCGGCGGCGAGGTCCGCCCGGCCCTGCTCAAGCAGGCCTTCGTCCGCGGTCATGCCAACCGCCGCTCGATCAACTCGCCCACGAAGTCGCGGGCCGACGTGCAAGGCTCCACCCGGAAGCTCTACAAGCAGAAGGGCACCGGCAACGCGCGTCGCGGCGACAAGAAGGCCAACCTGCTCCGCGGCGGCGGCTCGGCGAAGGCCAAGATCAAGCACGACTGGCGGCAGGAGATGCCCCGCAAGATGCGCCGCCTCGCCAACCGCAACGCCCTCCTGGCCAAGGCCGTCGACGGCGAGATCAAGCTGGTCGACGTGCCCGCCTCCGGTGCCCCCAGCACCAAATCCTTCATCGCCCTCATGGAGGCGCTCGGGGTCGACCGCACCTGCCTCGTCGCCCTCGCCGACACCCGCACGGTCGAGGCGAAGTCCGCCCGGAACATCCCCGGCGTCACGGTCACCCAGAGCGAGCAGCTCGACGTCTTCGAGCTCCTGAACCACCGCTACCTGGTGATGCACAAGGACGCCTTCGAGGCCTACCTCGCGAAGTTCGTGAACGACGAGAAGCCCGCCACGAGCAAGACCGACAAGCTGGTCGAAGGCCTCGACGCTCGGACCCACTCCTTTAGCAGCCAGACGACGGAGGCCGCGTAA